Proteins from one Mycobacteriales bacterium genomic window:
- a CDS encoding class I SAM-dependent methyltransferase codes for MTAPSGRPAPSDHSALDCYQAALRSARHKTDSGWTLRHRDGPPTPLPLHDWCGGTIAGDAALLSHCTGPTLDVGCGPGRITEALTLRGLPALGIDIAAEAVRQCLDRGAAALHRDIFDPIPGEGRWRHVVLADGNLGIGGQPHRLLRRIRQLIDTGGTVICETLPPDAPLRCHTLRLEHADRVSDWFPWAQGGVDAVAQLGPNVGLHLSHIWTAAGRWFIEFESDT; via the coding sequence ATGACCGCGCCATCGGGCCGACCCGCGCCTTCAGACCACTCCGCCCTCGACTGCTACCAAGCCGCGTTACGGTCCGCCCGACACAAGACGGACAGCGGCTGGACCCTGCGACACCGCGATGGCCCCCCCACCCCGCTGCCTCTGCACGACTGGTGCGGCGGCACCATCGCAGGCGACGCGGCCCTGCTCAGTCATTGCACAGGCCCCACACTCGACGTCGGGTGCGGGCCCGGCCGGATCACCGAGGCACTCACCCTGCGCGGCCTGCCCGCGCTCGGCATCGACATCGCGGCCGAAGCTGTCCGGCAATGCCTCGACCGGGGCGCGGCCGCCCTACACCGCGACATTTTCGACCCCATCCCCGGCGAAGGACGCTGGCGTCACGTCGTGCTCGCCGACGGAAACCTCGGCATCGGCGGCCAGCCACACCGACTTCTCCGGCGCATACGCCAGCTCATCGACACCGGCGGCACCGTCATCTGCGAAACCCTCCCGCCCGACGCGCCGCTCCGATGCCACACACTGCGCCTCGAACACGCCGACCGGGTCAGCGACTGGTTCCCCTGGGCGCAAGGCGGGGTCGACGCGGTCGCACAACTCGGCCCAAACGTCGGCCTGCACCTCTCCCACATCTGGACCGCCGCCGGCCGCTGGTTCATCGAATTCGAGTCCGATACCTAA